The Xanthomonas sp. DAR 34887 genome has a segment encoding these proteins:
- the gltB gene encoding glutamate synthase large subunit, giving the protein MAPRNRHGLYDPQDERDACGFGMVAQLDDQPSRALVDTAIAALSRMTHRGGVAADGLTGDGCGLLIRKPDAFLRALARDAGIAVGARFAAGQVFMPRDDVDGAARCRQVLEEELLRAGVQPRGWRVTPTDDSVCGQLAKDTLPHIEQVFVDAGAEHSDDGFALALFLARRRAEQRLRDVADFYVTTLSPNGISYKGMVLPDKLSTFYPDLQRSDLASSAIVFHQRFSTNTLPRWPLAHPFRLLAHNGEINTIEGNRHWAQARSKVWKTPRFDIAEFDPVISMHGSDSQSLDNMLELLVAGGMDLLQALRILVPPATQSLEFKDADLAAFYEFYGLNTEPWDGPAGIVACDGRYAACMLDRNGLRPARWMLTSDRHFLVASEAGVWELPAERVTRKGKLGPGEMMAIDLKRGDLLDSDAIDRINRGRAPYKQWLQQGVTYLQTELIDPSLVEEPFDERTLRSYHKLFQLSTEEVEQVLRPLAETEQEATGSMGDDTPMAVLSRHTRPLYDYFRQAFAQVTNPPIDPLREDCVMSLTTQLGKETNIFHAGPETVNHVILNSPVLSQRKLRQLLKMEQYQTRNAQIDLSYSVEEGLKAGLERICAEAEQAVRDGKVMLLLTDRYPVPERPMAHALLATGAVHHHLSRAGLRCDANLIIETGTARDPHHMACLLGFGATAVYPYLAYQTLFDLGRRGILLLKKGGEQAQIGRKYRKGIYKGLSKIISKMGICTIASYRGAQLFEIVGLDPDVVQLCFPDTASRIGGVNLARLDTEARQLTARAWNDLLKPEVGGLLKYVHGGEYHMYNPDVVMTLQRATRSGEQADWAAYAEAVHARPPSALRDLLQLKRAEVPTPLDQVAPASDLLRRFDTAAISLGALSPEAHEALAIAMNRLGGRSNSGEGGEDPARYGTDKRSKIKQVASGRFGVTPEYLVNAEVLQIKVAQGAKPGEGGQLPGHKVNELIARLRYAKPGIGLISPPPHHDIYSIEDLAQLIYDLKQVNPSALVSVKLVSHAGVGTIAAGVVKAGADLITVSGHDGGTGASPVSSIRYAGVPWELGVAESHQALVANNLRDRTILQTDGGLKTGLDVVKAAILGADSFGFGTGPMIVLGCKYLRICHLNNCATGVATQDERLRANHFVGLPERVENFFKLLSEEVRQWLSYLGARSLDEIVGRTELLQQLDVSPREGVRVDLSRLLKDVRYDSGHCAAQRLYESPDSLATQMDGLLADAIANKTGGDHRFLIHNTDRSIGARLSGAIARVHGNHGMDDAPLTLRFRGSAGQSFGAFNAGGLQLELEGEANDYVGKGMAGGRLVVRPPRGARFEARSTAIIGNTCLYGATGGELYAAGRAGERFGVRNSGALAVIEGAGDHCCEYMTDGIVLVLGKVGLNFGAGFTGGLAYVLDVDRDFVDRYNHELIDIHRISAEGFESHRQHLHKLISRHRELTGSIWAQQILDEFRDYVGKFWLVKPKAASIESLTESLRRAA; this is encoded by the coding sequence ATGGCCCCCCGCAACCGCCACGGGCTCTACGACCCCCAAGACGAGCGCGATGCCTGTGGTTTCGGCATGGTCGCGCAACTCGATGACCAACCTTCGCGGGCCTTGGTGGATACCGCCATTGCCGCGCTGTCGCGGATGACCCACCGTGGCGGCGTCGCCGCCGACGGCCTGACCGGCGACGGCTGCGGCCTGCTGATCCGCAAACCCGATGCGTTCCTGCGCGCGCTGGCGCGCGACGCCGGCATCGCGGTCGGGGCGCGCTTCGCCGCCGGCCAGGTGTTCATGCCGCGCGACGACGTGGACGGCGCCGCGCGTTGCCGCCAGGTGCTGGAAGAGGAACTGCTCCGCGCCGGCGTGCAGCCGCGCGGCTGGCGGGTCACCCCCACCGACGACTCGGTGTGCGGGCAGCTGGCCAAGGACACCTTGCCGCACATCGAGCAGGTGTTCGTCGATGCCGGCGCCGAACACAGCGACGATGGCTTCGCCCTGGCCCTGTTCCTGGCGCGCCGCCGCGCCGAACAGCGCCTGCGCGACGTCGCCGACTTCTACGTCACCACGCTCTCGCCCAACGGCATCAGCTACAAGGGCATGGTGCTGCCGGACAAGCTCAGCACCTTCTACCCGGACCTGCAGCGCAGCGACCTGGCCTCCAGCGCCATCGTCTTCCACCAACGCTTCTCGACCAACACGCTGCCGCGCTGGCCGCTGGCGCATCCGTTCCGGCTGCTCGCGCACAACGGCGAGATCAATACCATTGAGGGCAACCGGCACTGGGCGCAGGCGCGCAGCAAGGTGTGGAAGACGCCGCGCTTCGACATCGCCGAGTTCGACCCGGTGATCTCGATGCACGGCTCCGATTCGCAGAGCCTGGACAACATGCTCGAGCTGCTGGTCGCCGGCGGCATGGACCTGCTGCAGGCGCTGCGCATCCTGGTGCCGCCGGCGACCCAGTCGCTGGAGTTCAAGGACGCCGACCTGGCCGCGTTCTACGAGTTCTACGGGCTCAACACCGAGCCGTGGGACGGCCCGGCCGGCATCGTCGCCTGCGACGGCCGCTATGCGGCGTGCATGCTCGACCGCAACGGCCTGCGCCCGGCGCGCTGGATGCTGACCTCTGACCGCCATTTCCTGGTCGCCTCCGAAGCGGGCGTGTGGGAGCTGCCGGCCGAGCGCGTGACCCGCAAGGGCAAGCTCGGCCCGGGCGAGATGATGGCCATCGACCTCAAGCGCGGCGACCTGCTCGACTCGGACGCGATCGACCGCATCAACCGCGGCCGCGCCCCGTACAAGCAATGGCTGCAGCAAGGCGTGACCTACCTGCAGACCGAGCTGATCGACCCCTCGCTGGTCGAGGAGCCGTTCGACGAGCGCACCCTGCGCAGCTACCACAAGCTGTTCCAGCTCAGCACCGAGGAAGTGGAGCAGGTGCTGCGGCCGCTGGCCGAGACCGAGCAGGAAGCCACCGGCTCGATGGGCGACGACACCCCGATGGCGGTGCTCAGCCGCCACACCCGGCCGCTGTACGACTACTTCCGCCAGGCGTTCGCGCAGGTCACCAACCCGCCGATCGATCCGCTGCGCGAAGACTGCGTGATGTCGCTGACCACCCAGCTCGGCAAGGAGACCAACATCTTCCATGCCGGCCCGGAGACGGTGAACCACGTCATCCTCAATTCGCCGGTGCTCAGCCAGCGCAAGCTGCGCCAGCTGCTGAAGATGGAGCAGTACCAGACCCGCAATGCGCAGATCGACCTGTCCTACAGCGTCGAGGAAGGCCTCAAGGCCGGCCTGGAACGGATCTGCGCCGAGGCCGAGCAGGCGGTGCGCGACGGCAAGGTCATGCTGCTGCTGACCGACCGCTACCCGGTGCCGGAACGGCCGATGGCGCATGCGCTGCTGGCCACCGGCGCGGTGCACCACCATCTGTCGCGTGCCGGCCTGCGCTGCGACGCCAACCTCATCATCGAGACCGGCACCGCGCGCGATCCGCACCACATGGCCTGCCTGCTCGGTTTCGGCGCCACCGCGGTGTATCCGTACCTGGCCTACCAGACCCTGTTCGACCTGGGCCGGCGCGGCATCCTGCTGCTGAAGAAGGGCGGCGAACAGGCGCAGATCGGCCGCAAATACCGCAAGGGCATCTACAAGGGCCTGTCCAAGATCATCTCCAAGATGGGCATCTGCACCATCGCCAGCTACCGCGGCGCGCAGCTGTTCGAGATCGTCGGGCTGGATCCGGACGTGGTCCAGCTGTGCTTCCCGGACACCGCCTCGCGCATCGGCGGGGTGAACCTGGCGCGGCTGGACACCGAGGCGCGGCAGCTGACCGCGCGCGCCTGGAACGACCTGCTCAAGCCGGAAGTGGGCGGACTGCTGAAGTACGTGCACGGCGGCGAGTACCACATGTACAACCCGGACGTGGTCATGACCCTGCAGCGCGCCACGCGCAGCGGCGAGCAGGCCGACTGGGCCGCGTACGCCGAGGCGGTGCACGCGCGTCCGCCGTCGGCGCTGCGCGACCTGCTGCAGCTCAAGCGCGCCGAGGTACCGACCCCGCTCGACCAGGTGGCCCCGGCCTCCGACCTGCTGCGCCGCTTCGACACCGCCGCGATCAGCCTGGGCGCGCTGTCGCCCGAGGCGCACGAGGCGCTGGCGATCGCGATGAACCGCCTCGGCGGGCGCAGCAACTCCGGCGAAGGCGGCGAAGACCCGGCGCGCTACGGCACCGACAAGCGTTCCAAGATCAAGCAGGTGGCCTCCGGCCGCTTCGGCGTCACCCCCGAGTACCTGGTCAATGCCGAAGTGCTGCAGATCAAGGTCGCGCAGGGCGCCAAGCCCGGCGAAGGCGGCCAGCTGCCCGGGCACAAGGTCAACGAGCTGATCGCGCGGCTGCGCTACGCCAAGCCGGGCATCGGCCTGATCTCGCCGCCGCCGCACCACGACATCTATTCGATCGAAGACCTGGCGCAGCTGATCTACGACCTCAAGCAGGTCAATCCGAGCGCCTTGGTGTCGGTGAAGCTGGTCAGCCATGCTGGCGTGGGCACCATCGCCGCCGGCGTGGTCAAGGCCGGCGCCGACCTGATCACCGTGTCCGGCCACGACGGCGGCACCGGCGCCAGCCCGGTCAGCTCGATCCGCTATGCCGGCGTGCCGTGGGAACTGGGCGTGGCCGAGTCGCACCAGGCGCTGGTCGCCAACAACCTGCGCGACCGCACCATCCTGCAGACCGACGGCGGCCTGAAGACCGGCCTGGACGTGGTCAAGGCCGCGATCCTGGGCGCGGACAGCTTCGGCTTCGGCACCGGCCCGATGATCGTGCTCGGCTGCAAGTACCTGCGCATCTGCCACCTCAACAACTGCGCCACCGGCGTGGCCACCCAGGACGAGCGCCTGCGCGCCAACCACTTCGTCGGCCTGCCCGAGCGCGTGGAGAACTTCTTCAAGCTGCTGTCCGAAGAAGTGCGGCAATGGCTGTCGTACCTGGGCGCGCGCTCGCTGGACGAGATCGTCGGCCGCACCGAATTGCTCCAACAGCTTGACGTGTCGCCGCGCGAAGGCGTGCGCGTGGACCTGTCGCGGCTGCTCAAGGACGTGCGCTACGACAGCGGCCACTGCGCCGCGCAGCGTCTGTACGAATCGCCGGACAGCCTGGCCACGCAGATGGACGGCCTGCTCGCCGACGCGATCGCCAACAAGACCGGCGGCGACCATCGCTTCCTGATCCACAACACCGACCGCTCGATCGGCGCGCGCCTGTCCGGCGCCATCGCCCGGGTGCATGGCAACCACGGCATGGACGATGCGCCGCTGACCCTGCGCTTCCGCGGCTCGGCCGGGCAGAGCTTCGGCGCGTTCAACGCCGGCGGCCTGCAGCTGGAGCTGGAAGGCGAGGCCAACGACTACGTCGGCAAGGGCATGGCCGGCGGCCGCCTGGTGGTGCGTCCGCCGCGCGGCGCGCGCTTCGAGGCGCGCAGCACCGCGATCATCGGCAACACCTGCCTGTACGGCGCCACCGGCGGCGAGCTGTACGCCGCCGGCCGCGCCGGCGAGCGCTTCGGCGTGCGCAACTCCGGCGCGCTGGCGGTGATCGAAGGCGCCGGCGACCACTGCTGCGAGTACATGACCGACGGCATCGTGCTGGTGCTGGGCAAGGTCGGGCTGAACTTCGGCGCCGGCTTCACCGGCGGCCTGGCCTACGTGCTCGACGTGGACCGTGATTTCGTCGACCGCTACAACCATGAGCTGATCGACATCCATCGCATCTCCGCCGAAGGCTTCGAGAGCCACCGCCAGCACCTGCACAAGCTGATCAGCCGCCACCGCGAACTGACCGGCAGCATCTGGGCGCAGCAGATCCTCGACGAATTCCGCGACTACGTCGGCAAGTTCTGGCTGGTCAAGCCGAAGGCGGCGAGCATCGAGTCGTTGACCGAATCGCTGCGGCGCGCCGCCTGA
- a CDS encoding SDR family oxidoreductase produces MSMASSTKRPAAPTKTTSSKQASSRSGSAAAQTARQQRVLQRATDAVEAQSKAKAKKTAPTQAGVRKQPEKMPKQHLRKPGKEKDLALQPRFEAPEYVGSGKLRGMSAIVTGADSGIGRAVAVLFAREGADVAVLYLDEHEDAEVTRAHVEKEGRRCLTIAGDVKDPKFCEDAVAQTVRAFGGLDVLVNNAAFQLHCHALEDLSEEHLQETLQTNIGGYFHMARAALPHLKRGSAIINSGSETGLFGSKSLLDYSATKGAIHAFTMALASQLQPRGIRVNAVAPGPVWTPLNPADKSAEDVAEFGKSSAMGRPAQPEELSPAYVFLASPITASYISGAILPVMGGPTG; encoded by the coding sequence ATGTCCATGGCTTCCAGCACCAAACGTCCTGCCGCGCCCACCAAGACCACGTCGTCCAAGCAGGCGTCCTCCCGCTCCGGCTCGGCCGCCGCCCAGACCGCGCGGCAACAGCGCGTCTTGCAGCGCGCGACCGATGCCGTCGAGGCGCAGTCGAAAGCCAAGGCCAAGAAGACCGCGCCGACCCAGGCCGGAGTGCGCAAGCAACCGGAGAAGATGCCCAAACAGCACTTGCGCAAGCCCGGCAAGGAGAAGGACCTGGCCCTGCAGCCGCGTTTCGAGGCGCCCGAGTACGTGGGCAGCGGCAAGCTGCGCGGCATGAGCGCCATCGTCACCGGCGCCGACTCGGGTATCGGCCGCGCGGTGGCGGTGCTGTTCGCGCGCGAAGGCGCCGACGTGGCGGTGCTGTATCTGGACGAGCACGAGGACGCGGAAGTGACGCGCGCGCACGTGGAGAAGGAGGGCCGGCGCTGCCTGACCATCGCCGGCGACGTGAAGGACCCGAAGTTTTGCGAGGACGCGGTGGCGCAGACCGTGCGCGCCTTCGGCGGACTCGACGTGCTGGTCAACAATGCCGCCTTCCAGCTGCATTGCCATGCGCTGGAGGACCTCAGCGAGGAACACCTGCAGGAAACCCTGCAGACCAACATCGGCGGCTATTTCCACATGGCGCGCGCGGCCCTGCCGCATCTCAAGCGCGGTTCGGCGATCATCAACAGCGGCTCGGAGACCGGCCTGTTCGGCAGCAAGTCCTTGCTCGACTACTCGGCCACCAAGGGCGCGATCCACGCCTTCACCATGGCCCTGGCCAGTCAGTTGCAGCCGCGCGGGATCCGCGTCAACGCGGTCGCGCCCGGCCCGGTGTGGACCCCGCTGAATCCGGCCGACAAATCCGCCGAGGACGTGGCCGAGTTCGGCAAGAGCAGCGCCATGGGCCGCCCGGCGCAACCGGAGGAATTGTCGCCGGCCTATGTGTTCCTGGCCTCGCCGATCACCGCCAGCTACATCAGCGGGGCGATCCTGCCGGTGATGGGCGGGCCGACAGGGTAG
- a CDS encoding I78 family peptidase inhibitor produces MSTFLSSRASARAGLIATACLTLALAACTAPPPDEQEQVGAKAQAAAQQAAAPDPVSAPQPPPVGTCDASQAQGLVGQAAEQALLDQARSDTGAKSVRVLKPNQAVTMEFDGERLNIEVDAKNQITGVRCG; encoded by the coding sequence ATGAGCACTTTCCTTTCTTCTCGTGCGTCCGCGCGCGCCGGCCTGATCGCCACGGCCTGCCTGACGCTGGCATTGGCCGCGTGCACCGCGCCGCCGCCGGACGAGCAGGAACAGGTGGGGGCCAAGGCCCAGGCCGCCGCGCAGCAGGCCGCCGCCCCGGATCCGGTCAGCGCGCCGCAGCCGCCGCCGGTGGGCACCTGCGATGCCTCGCAGGCGCAGGGCCTGGTCGGCCAGGCCGCCGAACAGGCGTTGCTGGACCAGGCGCGCAGCGACACCGGCGCCAAGAGCGTGCGCGTGCTCAAGCCCAACCAGGCGGTGACCATGGAGTTCGACGGCGAACGGCTCAATATCGAGGTCGATGCCAAGAACCAGATCACCGGCGTGCGCTGCGGCTGA
- a CDS encoding DNA topoisomerase IB, whose product MSNASRTTAATEAARALQARQAASSAGLVYVSDEEPGIARRRAGKGFSYRLPDGRPVRDAQTLQRIRQLAIPPAYTEVWICAKPNGHVQATGRDARRRKQYRYHPDWAQVRGDGKFERIMAFGQALPRLRRRLRRDLALPGYPRDKVLAMVVALMAETLVRVGNAEYARSNRSYGLTTLRNRHLEFVKGGRARLKFRGKGGQEHDIEVDDVRLVKLIRGCQQLPGQALFQYRDDDGQLQPVDSGEVNDYLREAMGESFTAKDFRTWGGTRAALQRLAQLPLPDPSSERALKLAQNAVIREVADALGNTPAVCRKAYIDPCVFDGWRGGELHGLCERVRGERQWDLATLNYLARARAATRKAVKAVKAKRTKKTGSTAAGAKPTQSARPRRAGSPAAGSAARSRRRA is encoded by the coding sequence ATGTCCAACGCGTCCCGCACCACCGCCGCCACCGAGGCGGCCCGCGCGCTGCAGGCCAGACAGGCCGCCAGCAGTGCCGGCCTGGTCTATGTCAGCGACGAAGAGCCCGGCATCGCCCGCCGCCGCGCCGGCAAGGGCTTCAGCTACCGGTTGCCGGATGGCCGCCCGGTGCGCGATGCGCAGACCTTGCAACGCATCCGCCAGCTGGCGATCCCGCCGGCCTACACCGAGGTGTGGATCTGCGCCAAGCCCAACGGCCACGTGCAGGCCACCGGCCGCGACGCGCGGCGGCGCAAGCAGTACCGCTATCACCCCGACTGGGCGCAGGTGCGCGGCGACGGCAAGTTCGAACGGATCATGGCCTTCGGCCAGGCCTTGCCGCGGCTGCGCCGGCGCCTGCGCCGCGATCTGGCGCTGCCCGGCTATCCGCGCGACAAGGTGCTGGCGATGGTGGTGGCGCTGATGGCCGAGACCCTGGTGCGCGTGGGCAATGCCGAATACGCGCGCAGCAACCGCTCCTACGGCCTGACCACGCTGCGCAACCGCCACCTGGAATTCGTCAAGGGCGGCCGCGCGCGGCTGAAATTCCGCGGCAAGGGCGGGCAGGAGCACGACATCGAGGTCGACGACGTGCGCCTGGTCAAACTGATTCGCGGCTGCCAGCAATTGCCCGGGCAGGCGCTGTTCCAGTACCGCGACGACGACGGCCAACTGCAGCCGGTGGACTCGGGCGAGGTCAACGACTACCTGCGCGAGGCGATGGGCGAGAGCTTCACCGCCAAGGACTTCCGCACCTGGGGCGGCACCCGCGCCGCGCTGCAGCGGCTGGCGCAGCTGCCCTTGCCCGACCCCAGCAGCGAACGCGCGCTGAAGCTGGCGCAGAACGCGGTGATCCGCGAGGTGGCCGATGCGCTGGGCAATACGCCGGCGGTGTGCCGCAAGGCCTATATCGACCCGTGCGTGTTCGACGGCTGGCGCGGCGGCGAACTGCACGGCCTGTGCGAGCGCGTGCGCGGCGAGCGGCAGTGGGACCTGGCCACGCTGAACTACCTGGCGCGGGCGCGTGCTGCGACCCGCAAGGCGGTCAAGGCGGTCAAGGCCAAGCGCACCAAGAAGACGGGGTCCACGGCGGCGGGCGCCAAGCCGACGCAATCCGCCCGGCCGCGTCGGGCCGGCAGCCCGGCGGCCGGAAGCGCTGCGCGCTCACGCCGTCGCGCCTGA
- a CDS encoding FAD-dependent oxidoreductase yields the protein MSRKQAFQFLDLPRQMPQRIPVELRTSGDWNELYGKFDKADAQYQAGRCLDCGNPYCSWKCPVHNAIPQWLQLVQENRIEEAAALCHSTNPLPEVCGRVCPQDRLCEGSCTLEEFGAVTIGAVEKYIVDTALNNGWRPDLSQVQATGKRVAVIGAGPAGLSCADRLARAGIHAVVYDRYEQIGGLLQFGIPSFKLDKSVIGKRREVLEGMGVEFRLGVEIGRDISLEQLLGEYDAVFLGTGAYRYTDGGLTGQDLPGVLPALPFLVQNSRIVSGDDPWGRPIAGWEDKIALPDLSGKRVVVLGGGDTGMDCVRSAIRLGAAKVTCAYRRDEANMPGSAREVANAREEGVRFLFNRQPLAVEADAAGNLVGVRVVQTRLGEPDARGRQAAVPVEGSESLLDADVVIIAFGFSPSVPEWLAAQGVEGTVNGRILAGGSDPDGSGRLPYQTTNPKLFAGGDAVRGADLVVTAVAEGRDAAASIAEWIGNRLPVTTQAAA from the coding sequence ATGAGCCGCAAGCAAGCCTTCCAGTTCCTCGACCTGCCCCGGCAGATGCCGCAGCGCATTCCGGTGGAGTTGCGTACGTCCGGCGACTGGAACGAGCTGTACGGCAAATTCGACAAGGCCGACGCGCAGTACCAGGCCGGGCGCTGCCTGGATTGCGGCAATCCGTACTGCAGCTGGAAGTGCCCGGTGCACAACGCGATCCCGCAGTGGCTGCAGCTGGTGCAGGAGAACCGCATCGAGGAAGCCGCGGCGCTGTGCCACAGCACCAATCCGCTGCCGGAAGTGTGCGGCCGGGTGTGCCCGCAGGACCGCCTGTGCGAAGGCAGCTGCACGCTGGAGGAGTTCGGCGCGGTCACCATCGGCGCGGTGGAGAAGTACATCGTCGATACCGCGCTCAACAACGGCTGGCGCCCGGACCTGAGCCAGGTCCAGGCCACCGGCAAGCGCGTGGCGGTGATCGGCGCCGGCCCGGCCGGGCTCAGCTGCGCCGACCGCCTGGCCCGCGCCGGCATCCATGCGGTGGTCTACGACCGCTACGAACAGATCGGCGGCCTGCTGCAGTTCGGCATCCCCAGCTTCAAGCTCGACAAGAGCGTGATCGGCAAGCGCCGCGAGGTGCTGGAAGGCATGGGCGTGGAGTTCCGCCTGGGCGTGGAGATCGGCCGCGACATCAGCCTGGAGCAGTTGCTTGGCGAGTACGATGCGGTATTCCTGGGCACCGGCGCCTACCGCTACACCGACGGCGGCCTGACCGGCCAGGACCTGCCCGGCGTGCTGCCGGCGCTGCCGTTCCTGGTGCAGAACAGCCGCATCGTCAGCGGCGACGATCCCTGGGGCCGGCCGATCGCCGGCTGGGAAGACAAGATCGCCCTGCCGGACCTGAGCGGCAAGCGCGTGGTAGTGCTTGGCGGCGGCGACACCGGCATGGACTGCGTGCGCAGCGCGATCCGCCTGGGCGCGGCCAAGGTCACCTGCGCCTATCGCCGCGACGAAGCCAACATGCCCGGCTCGGCGCGCGAAGTGGCCAACGCGCGCGAGGAAGGCGTGCGCTTCCTGTTCAACCGTCAACCGCTGGCGGTGGAAGCCGATGCCGCCGGCAACCTGGTCGGCGTGCGCGTGGTGCAGACCCGTCTCGGCGAGCCGGATGCGCGCGGGCGCCAGGCGGCGGTGCCGGTCGAAGGCAGCGAATCGCTGCTGGATGCGGACGTGGTGATCATCGCCTTCGGCTTCTCGCCGAGCGTGCCCGAATGGCTGGCCGCGCAGGGCGTGGAAGGCACTGTCAACGGCCGCATCCTGGCTGGCGGCAGCGACCCCGATGGCAGCGGCCGCCTGCCGTACCAGACCACCAATCCGAAGCTGTTCGCCGGCGGCGACGCGGTGCGCGGCGCGGATCTGGTGGTGACCGCGGTCGCCGAAGGGCGCGACGCGGCCGCCAGCATCGCCGAATGGATCGGCAACCGCCTGCCGGTCACCACCCAGGCCGCGGCGTGA